In one Lachnospiraceae bacterium GAM79 genomic region, the following are encoded:
- a CDS encoding transposase produces the protein MQDYNTIIGSIQMRLNGCQTKSVMDRYKIGSGTLNLIMSRYHANGIPIEELRMMAPKEVEDLFYPQKNLQRKDIPLPDFQYYYDRIHTPGSRMNISFCWLDYKEKNPDGYEKSQFYEYFNRFIAENYGGQKVSMAVNRIPGEKMYIDWVGDQPELLTDTETGEINKVHIFATTLGVSSLIYAEAFPNEKLPCFIEGEPVKVFL, from the coding sequence ATGCAAGACTACAACACGATTATCGGCTCCATCCAGATGCGTTTGAATGGATGCCAGACCAAGTCTGTTATGGACCGTTACAAGATTGGCTCAGGTACGTTAAATCTGATCATGAGCCGATATCATGCCAACGGGATCCCGATTGAGGAACTCCGAATGATGGCACCTAAGGAAGTTGAGGACCTTTTCTATCCGCAGAAAAATCTACAGAGGAAAGATATCCCTCTTCCAGATTTCCAGTATTACTATGACAGAATCCATACACCAGGAAGCCGCATGAACATTTCGTTCTGCTGGCTGGATTATAAAGAAAAGAATCCTGATGGTTATGAGAAGTCACAGTTTTATGAATACTTCAACCGATTCATAGCGGAAAACTATGGTGGTCAGAAAGTATCAATGGCTGTAAACCGAATCCCGGGTGAAAAGATGTATATCGACTGGGTCGGCGATCAGCCGGAACTTTTAACAGACACTGAAACAGGTGAGATTAACAAGGTTCATATTTTTGCGACCACGCTTGGAGTAAGTAGCCTAATCTATGCAGAAGCTTTTCCAAATGAGAAACTCCCATGTTTTATAGAAGGCGAGCCTGTGAAAGTTTTTCTGTAA